atttatgGCTCATTCCTTGACTCTTCCTTGCAGGCAGCAATCCTCATAAAGCTTATCGGGAGTTTGTAGATGATGCCTCTTTTGTTGTAAGTCACTCACCCACTTAGAAAGAGGACAAGGTCAAATTAGTGTTGTTGACACCTTTTTATTTGCTAACAATGACTTCACAGTTTTGAATCTCTTTGAACCCGGCAGTCACTTCTTGAAACGGCACATTTCTCATTTATGGGCCTTGAGTAAGACAGAAGACATCTCAGCACTTGATGACAGGTTTTCATCGTATGATAACTTCTGGTTCTGAGCAAGAGCCCACAAGAAAATGATCTTTGGTACATTTCCACCTGTGGTGAAAGCATCTGCTTACAGAGATCATCCTCTTCCTGAGATGTGACCAGCACGTCTGCCATGGCTCagtgtctgtaagtgtgtgagCGGAGCCACGCCTCCTTGTTTTGACTTTTGCAGCTTTAGAAGCTTaacatttctgttgtgtttatggATGAATGGAGTCTCAGAAAATATGGCTTGAGTCCTGAGAAGGCCGGCCCTCAGTCACTGCACAGTCTTATGGGATTATTCCCAATGATCCCCAGCTCGTACAGGATGGCCAGAGTGGCAAAGAGGATGTAGCTGAAGAGCGAAACCACTCCCAACTTCCAGTCCAGTTTCCATCCATTCACATGGACGGCTACAAAAAGGAATACAATTGAAAGGAGGAGTGTGCCGGAAATAAAGACGAGTCCGGAGCTGTTGACTTCTACAGGGTTCTCCGTGTCCACAAAGACCGTTTTGATGAACCAGGGCAGGCCCAGACAGAGCATGTCGAAAACATTAGAGCCCACTATGTTGGACATGGCCATGTCAGCTTTACCtgttcaacagaaaacacattcacagcatTAGATAAAAGTGTCCATTCACAGAACTATTAAAGATTACAAgtaaaaatcaatgaaatataaaaaattaccacttcaatgtttttcataaatagAACCTGCTCTCAGCTGCGACATCTTTGTATCATTTAAACAATGAATCACTGCAGCTGCTTATAGAAACTGTCCATTTTACATTAAACAAGACCACCATGAACTGCAGCTGTTAAAAGGTGACGTTTACCTTCTCTGGCCACCATCACACTGGCCACAGTGTCGGGGATACTGGTTCCAGCAGCGAGCAGAGTGAGTCCCATAACTGTGTCAGGGATGCCGAGGGTGTCGCCTGTGTCGAgatcaaaccaaacaaatacGAATCAGATTCCCCCGTAAAATAGCTGCTTATTGTTACTATGGCGATGGGGTTCATTCATTATTCCTGAATTCTCTTtccaggatttaaaaaaactgagttAAAACCCAGCAGAACACTTTCCACATAACACAATCTTAATCAGTAATACTGTATTCACCTTTTATTGGTTCAATTACATGTAAAGTAAAGGTGTCTGGTATGAGACTTTATCTTTAATCTTTATTGCAAGTTTAGCCTATATGATATAATACATTAGATAATCTGAGGTTAACGTAACCCAGCAGGTGTAATGTGTGTACTTTCTGAATATCAGCTCCTGTGTATGGCACCAGTGGTGGGATACACAGGAGCTgacatatttttttacttttactccactgcaTACATCAGCATATAtttgtactttctactccactacgTTACacattcactgtttttataCATATAAAAGAAAACCATAACAAGAGGGGAACTGGttcactgatccaatcagaacGGGCAGGTAACAgtagaccccgcctcctgcaccAGCAGCATCACTCACgggtgaagaagaaaaagtatAAATGGATTCGTTAGAGGCGAGACTCAGCCATGATGATGTAGTGGACACTCAGTGAGTACTTCTACTTGTAATACttgaaatatttaacttttactcAAGTGGAAAAGTTAAAGTGGTActtttaatttatacatttttatttaagtatACTTTAAcggtaaatggttttgtatttataaagctctttacagtacagttttacattcacccattcacacacacagtgcatctattagcagcacttttctgttctatgaggggcaattcggggttcagcatcttgcccaaggacacttcggcatgcagatggcCCGGGTAATGTAcgagtacttcctccaccaatACATGgcacaaaacattttccatATTCCACATTATAAATGTCAAAGAACATGATCTCGTGTCTTTAGAGGTTTATACGACTCTGACCGGAGGCCACAGTGAAGCTCCTCTGACAAACTGATGTTATTTGGCTCAGTCGTCTCTTATTCACACACAGTGATGGTGGAGAGTTGCTGCTGTACAGCTCCgagccacagaaacacacagactgtatGTGTGAGTTGTACCTGGTGGGTCTCATGCCTGCTCCTTCTTTCATAAGACTAAACGTTACGTCCATGTGAGCCTGTCTGACGACTACAGGATAATAACCTCATTATTCTTCAGTAGAACGACCACAGTCACATGAGGAAGTTGTGGTTTCAGCCTGATTTGAGGTCAGTCATACAGTTTACGTCTCTGTTGTGGGTGGAGGGGGAGGCTGTCCCAGGACCTGTGCCCGCGGGTAGTTCTGCACATACACCCCACTGCTCACATGACTGTTTCCTTAAGGGTGAAGCAGGCTGTAATCCGCTGCCTGGGCAGGCACATGGCCCACTGGAGCTACAATAACTACCCCCCCTATTAACTTTCCAGGACAATGGCATCTCAGGAATTAGCCAGCAGACCAACATGTGATTCTACTCTGCAAATCCAACATTTTTCTCACAAGTTTCCAAACACTTGTGATCCACAGAGGCCCGTGAGTGACGGGCTGGTTTACGCTAAGTTGCGGCTGAACTGAAATGTAGAGATTTTGAGTTTCTTACCGACCACAGTGACCATCCACACCAGCAGGTACGTGAACCCTGAGATCCACACCGCCGACATGATGAAGGTCACAATATACCATCGCTTCCAGAACCTCCTCCTGCAGTCGGGCACGGTGAGGAAGAGCAGAGCGATGATGGGCAGGGCCAGAACCCAGAAGATGCGTTTCAAGTCGCTCTCCGGCACGGCGAACACACTTTTATGCTCCACTAGGATACGAGCAGAAAAACAGGTTAGGAGCGAATGTGTAGCCTCTTACGTCATCAAAGGGGTCATGGCCACAAAGAAGTGGGTTTTACCTTCAGGGATCTCGTTGAGGCCGTGCAGGCTGAGGGACAGGTTAGAGTATCCCGAGTCGTCCTGGAAGATGCCGCTGTCCGTCCTGGAGCGACTGTGCACGCGCAGGCTGGTGTCGTCGCTCCAGCCCATCAGAGGCTGCGTCTCCGTCTTCTCCCCAGACCCTTTACCCAGGCAGGTGCAGCAGGGGCTCAGCTTCCTCAGGACGAACTCGCTGATGCGGAGGTCGAAGCACAGCACCACGATGTAGACGCCGTAGACCAGCAGCAGGCAGGCTGCGTCGTACCTGCGAACAAAACGCACAGTTTGAGCATCACCATCCATTACTGACCTCGGGGACAGATATAATAGGGAGCTAGAATGGAACTCAAGAgcaaggcccaactgtccccttaagAATCCAcagttaaattcact
This genomic stretch from Hippoglossus hippoglossus isolate fHipHip1 chromosome 3, fHipHip1.pri, whole genome shotgun sequence harbors:
- the slc24a5 gene encoding sodium/potassium/calcium exchanger 5; translated protein: MNKVAPLQKKRRQDFIPYFLGLVIFLYCTVHLVSFTANTAQETRSSRVRRALENETECISPQSSEFPQGFFTVQERKDGGLVIYFLLIFYMLLAVAIVCDDYFLPSLEVISDRLGLSQDVAGATFMAAGSSAPELVTAFLGVFVTKGDIGVSTIVGSAVYNLLGICGLCGILASMAGRLSCWPLFRDCLAYAISVSAVIAIISDNKVYWYDAACLLLVYGVYIVVLCFDLRISEFVLRKLSPCCTCLGKGSGEKTETQPLMGWSDDTSLRVHSRSRTDSGIFQDDSGYSNLSLSLHGLNEIPEVEHKSVFAVPESDLKRIFWVLALPIIALLFLTVPDCRRRFWKRWYIVTFIMSAVWISGFTYLLVWMVTVVGDTLGIPDTVMGLTLLAAGTSIPDTVASVMVAREGKADMAMSNIVGSNVFDMLCLGLPWFIKTVFVDTENPVEVNSSGLVFISGTLLLSIVFLFVAVHVNGWKLDWKLGVVSLFSYILFATLAILYELGIIGNNPIRLCSD